ACTCTACCACAGCATTTAGCGTAAAGAATGTCTTTGGCATAGCCTTGCTGGAAGGTTTCAATCGATATGCTAAAGCCGGACTTACCGGCTATATATCCCATAAATTCAGTCGCTACGACCTGATGAATGCAGACTCTATGACAGTAGACCGTTTCACCGAACAAGAAATCTATGTGGGTGGTGAATTGGCTAAACGACAAGGTAAAACTCTACACTATTCTATAGACGGTGAAGTTGGTATTATGGACAAAGCAATGGGACAATTCCGCGTAAATGGAAATATGGATTTGAATTTCCGTCTTTGGAAAGATACGGTAAACCTGATAATACGAGGCTTCGTGAAAAACACATTGCCTTCTTTCTATATGCGCCATTATCACTCCAACTTGCACGTTTGGGATAATGACAACATGGAGAAAGAATTCCGTACCCGCGTAGAGGGCGAATTGAATATTGACCGTTGGGGAACCAATCTTCGTGCCGGAGTAGAAAATGTAAAGAATTACACCTATCTCAACCAAAAGGCCGTACCTGAACAGAATAGCGGTAACATACAAATACTTTCGGCCACGCTGAAACAAAATTTCCGTGCAGGTATTTTCCATTTAGATAATGAAGTAACCTGGCAGAAGTCAAGTAATGAAACGGTTCTGCCTCTGCCACAAATTTCAGTATATTCTAATTTGTATCTCCTGACCAAGTTAGCTAAAAAGGTACTTACCGTGCAACTGGGTGCTGATGTGCGATACTTTACCAAATACAATGCACCGGCTTACACGCCTTCCATTCAGCAGTTCCATTTGCAACCGGAAAATGACCAGGTAGAAATCGGCGGCTATCCGATAGTGAATGTCTATGCCAACCTGCATCTGAAGCGTACCCGCCTCTTCGCTATGTATTCTCACGTAAATCAGGGTATGGGTACACGTAACTCTTTCCTTGTACCACATTACCCCATTAATCCGAGCCTTCTCAGAATCGGTGTTTCGTGGAACTTCTACGATTAAAACTCTTTCCTTATGAAAATATCGAAAGCCAATATTCTGAAATATGTAGCAATGGGGATCATAGCTGCTTGTATTACTACTTTCTTTTTAAAGAAAGAGAAGAAGCATGGACATCCTCGTGATTATGCAGAAATAGCTACAGAGAAAATTATCCGCGCTGCTACGGAGTATAATTCCATCAGCTTTTACGTAGATGGAGATACCTTATCCGGTTTCCACTATGAATTAATAGAAGCTTTTGCACGTGATCATGGCTGGAAAGCTGCTATCACTCCGGAAATGAGTTTCGATAAACGACTCAAAGGACTGGCAGATGGAGAGTTTGATGTCATTGCTTACGGCATTCTGGCTACCAGTGAATTGAAAGATTCCTTATTACTTACGACTCCGATTGTGCTGAACAAACAGATTCTCGTACAAAGAAAAGCTACTTCCCCCACTGATTCCATATTCGTTAAAAGTCAATTGGACTTAGCTGGAAAAACCTTGCACGTAGTGAAAGGATCACCATCCATCCTGCGTATCCATAATCTGGGAAACGAGATTGGAGATACCATATATATTAAGGAAATAGACAAATACGGTTCGGAACAATTGATAGCTCTTGTAGCCCATGGTGACATTGACTATGCCGTATGCGATGAAAGTATTGCCCGTATCGTTTCAGATAGTTTTCCGCAAATAGATATCAATACAGATATCAGTTTCACACAATTCTATTCTTGGGGAGTCAGCAAACAGTCGCCTGTTTTATTAGACAGTCTTAATTCATGGTTACAAACCTTCTGCAACAGCAAGGAATTTCAATCGATCTACCGTAAATATTACCAGCCTTCCAGCAGATAATAACTCCTTTATTGTATACTCCACACGGTAACTCCATTTACATGCTGAAGTAAAGATCGTTACATGCCGAGGTAAAGGCCGTTACATGCCGAGGTAAAAGCCGTTACAATAGGCGGTAAAGGTCGTTACATCCTGCGGTAAATGCTTTTACATTATGGGGTAAATTACATGTAAATGCTATTTATTGATAATCAATAAATTATATCATCACTACAAACTTTCCACTTCCCTCAACCACATTTCTGATGATGCATCACTCGGCATACGCCAGTCACCACGTGGACTGATAGAAATGCTACCTACCTTAGGTCCGTCCGGCAAACAAGAGCGTTTGAATTGCTGATTGAAGAAACGGCGGAAGAATACTTGCAACCACTTCTTAATGGTCTCTTCATCATACATATCCTTAAACGTACGCGCTGCAAGAAAAAATATCTTGGAAGGGCGGAAACCACAACGCAGGAAATAGTACAAGAAAAAATCATGCAATTCATACGGACCAACCAAGTCTTCCGTGATTTGTTTGATATTCCCATTTTCATCTGCCGGAATAAGTTCCGGACTTATCGGAGTATCGACAATGTCCAGTAGCGTTGCACGAGAAGCTGCATCCATATCATTCTCAGCCACCCACTTCACCAAATGCTTGACCAATGTCTTAGGAACACTTCCATTCACACCATACATGGACATATGGTCGCCATTATAAGTTGCCCATCCCAGCGCTAATTCTGAAAGATCACCCGTACCTATCACCATTCCCCAAGTCTGGTTGGCAATATCCATTAATATCTGTGTGCGCTCGCGAGCCTGGGCATTTTCATAGACCACATCGTGTACATTGATGTCGTGATCTATATCTTTGAAATGCTGAATACAAGCTTCTTTGATGCTGACCTCACGCACGGTAATCCCCAAAGAGTTCATTAAATCCACCGCATTTGTATGCGTACGGTCAGTGGTGCCAAAACCCGGCATCGTCACACCTATAATGTCTTTGCGGGACCATCCCAATTTATCAAAGGTCTTTACACATACCAGCAGTGCCAAGGTAGAATCCAATCCACCGGAAATACCAACCACCGCACTTTTAGCGCGCGTATGCACCAGACGTTGTGCCAGACCAGAAACCTGTATCGAAAATATTTCTTCACAACGCTCATTCAAAGCAGTTCCTTGCGGTACAAACGGATGCGGATCGAAACGTCGCGTCAGGTTCAGTTCTTTACTATTCACATATTCCGTAGAAACACGTACTGCTTCCTCCGGTGCACAATGTGCCCGACAGGCAGCAAACGTTGTGTTTACACGCCTTTCTATACGCAAATGTTCCACATCAATCTCACCGATAACAACTTGCCCCTCAAAAGAGAAGCGTTTACTATATTCTATTAAGCTGCCATTTTCATAAATCAAACCGTTTCCGGCAAACACTACGTCAGTAGTGGATTCTCCGAAGCCACACGAACAGAATACATAACCGGCAATACAACGTGCCGATTGCTGACTAATCAGAGAGCGCAAATAATTATGCTTTCCAATTCCTTCATTATCAGCAGAAAGATTAAACAGTATCTCAGCACCTTGCAATGCCAGTGAGGAACTGGGCGGAATAGGTGCCCACAGATCTTCACAGATTTCAATGCCGAATGTCGTATCTGCCATCTCAAACAGTAAATTGGCTCCCATGGGAACCAGTTGGCCGCAAAGGCGTACACTAGTCTCACTTACATCAACAGCAGATGTAAACCAGCGTTTCTCGTAAAATTCCTTGTAATTAGGAAGATAAGTCTTAGGTACCACACCCAGCACTTTTCCTTTCTGAATTACGACGGCTGCATTCAGCAATACACCATTCATCGCTATCGGCATACCAAGTATAGCTATTATGTCCAGCTGTCGTGTATTACTTATAATATGTATCAGCCCCATTTCTGCTTCTTCAAGCAGCAGTTGCTGAGCAAACAGATCGCCGCATGTATATCCTGTGACACACAGTTCCGGAAAGGCTATGATTTGCACACCTTTTCCTTCAGCTATGATTATCTCCTTTTCTATTTCTCCGGCATTGAACTTGCAGTCCGCCACCTTCACACGGGGCACAGCCGCCGCTACCTTTACATATCCGTAATTCATAAGGATGTCATTTATAAAATTTGACGGCAAAAATACAGTTATTTATCCACAAACACAAAATAATCATTTCTTTCACTTCGTATATCCCGGATTATTTGTACTTTTAGCCACATTTTAAAGCACGTTATACAAAACTCATGAAGCTCCATAGTTCACTCCATAAATGGCTACTTTCACTAATATTATTAGTCGAATGCCTTTCCGTTTCTGCTAAAGAAAAAGAATACGTGTTATTCCTTAGCTCCGTCAATGCCGAAGAAGCTTGGATACATGGTTTTCTGAATGAAATCCAAAAACGTTTTCCCTATAATAAAAACATAGAGCTACACAATTATTTTCTCACGGTCCCGGTATTAAAAAGCGAAGAAGAGGTCAGACAAGCTCAAGCTAATATATTACAGACATATCCTACTCCACCAAAAGCAGTCATAATTGTTGGCGACCCGGGATGGTTGGTCAGCGCACCTATTTTCGATGGCCCCTGGAAAGACATCCCTGTTATTCTTTGTTATTCCCGCAAAAGGGTTCCAGCCGACCTGCAAACATTATTAAGTAAGATTCCTCTCACAGAAGAAAACAGTATTCCCATTGAGGAATTCAATAAAAACTACAATATCACTGTACTGGAACAGCCATATTACATCAAGCAAACTCTTGAACTCATCCGGCAACTTCAACCGGAAGTCAAACGAATCGCTTTCATTTCCGATAATCGCTATATCAGCGTTGTTACTCGTCAGGCAATAAAAGAGGTGATGCAAAAAGATTTTCCAAATCTGCAACTGGAGC
The nucleotide sequence above comes from Bacteroides intestinalis DSM 17393. Encoded proteins:
- a CDS encoding transporter substrate-binding domain-containing protein, which codes for MKISKANILKYVAMGIIAACITTFFLKKEKKHGHPRDYAEIATEKIIRAATEYNSISFYVDGDTLSGFHYELIEAFARDHGWKAAITPEMSFDKRLKGLADGEFDVIAYGILATSELKDSLLLTTPIVLNKQILVQRKATSPTDSIFVKSQLDLAGKTLHVVKGSPSILRIHNLGNEIGDTIYIKEIDKYGSEQLIALVAHGDIDYAVCDESIARIVSDSFPQIDINTDISFTQFYSWGVSKQSPVLLDSLNSWLQTFCNSKEFQSIYRKYYQPSSR
- a CDS encoding NAD(+) synthase, with the translated sequence MNYGYVKVAAAVPRVKVADCKFNAGEIEKEIIIAEGKGVQIIAFPELCVTGYTCGDLFAQQLLLEEAEMGLIHIISNTRQLDIIAILGMPIAMNGVLLNAAVVIQKGKVLGVVPKTYLPNYKEFYEKRWFTSAVDVSETSVRLCGQLVPMGANLLFEMADTTFGIEICEDLWAPIPPSSSLALQGAEILFNLSADNEGIGKHNYLRSLISQQSARCIAGYVFCSCGFGESTTDVVFAGNGLIYENGSLIEYSKRFSFEGQVVIGEIDVEHLRIERRVNTTFAACRAHCAPEEAVRVSTEYVNSKELNLTRRFDPHPFVPQGTALNERCEEIFSIQVSGLAQRLVHTRAKSAVVGISGGLDSTLALLVCVKTFDKLGWSRKDIIGVTMPGFGTTDRTHTNAVDLMNSLGITVREVSIKEACIQHFKDIDHDINVHDVVYENAQARERTQILMDIANQTWGMVIGTGDLSELALGWATYNGDHMSMYGVNGSVPKTLVKHLVKWVAENDMDAASRATLLDIVDTPISPELIPADENGNIKQITEDLVGPYELHDFFLYYFLRCGFRPSKIFFLAARTFKDMYDEETIKKWLQVFFRRFFNQQFKRSCLPDGPKVGSISISPRGDWRMPSDASSEMWLREVESL